Genomic DNA from Chitinivibrionia bacterium:
AGAAAAGTTTTATGAATTATTGAAGAGACATATCTGATTGCGGGGTTATGTCTCGTTTCAATTTTATAGTTCCCTCGTATCCTTGGTCGCTTGGCTCGTAGAATTTTTTTCCTTGCAGATTGTCTGGTAAGTATTGTTGCTTAACCCAATGGTCGCGATAAGCGTGCGGGTACAGATAACCTTTGCCGTGTCCGAAATCTTGACTGTCGCGGCTTGCGTCTCGCAGGTGATTGGGAATGTCGTCCGCTTTGTCTTCGACTTCTACCGCACGGAGTGCGTCAAAAAATCCCATTGTGCTGTTGCTTTTGGGCGCAGTGGCAAGATACAAACACGCTTGAGACAACGGGTATCTTCCTTCGGGCATTCCTATGTAGTCGTAAGAATTGGCGCAACTCATAACAACCGAGAGAGCGTGCGGGTCGGCAAGTCCTATGTCCTCGCTTGCAAAAATTATCATTCGACGGAAAATAAAGCGCGGGTCTTCGCCTGCATAAACCATTTTGGCAAGCCAAAAGAGCGCCGCATCAGGATCACTTCCGCGCATTGATTTTATAAACGCCGAAATTATATCGTAATGCGCGTCGCCGTCTTTGTCGTATAACACTGCGCGTTTTTGAATACTTTCTTCGGCAATTTCTCTGGTAATGCATATTTCGCCGTTGTCGTCTTCGGCGGTGGTTTCTACGGCTAATTCTATAGCATTCAGCACCGAGCGAGCATCGCCGTTTGCCGAATTACACAAATGCGCAATCGCTCCGTTTTCAAGTTTTATTTTTTTGTTGCCGAAGCCGCGCACAGGGTCGTTTATCGCCATAAAAAGAATATCGCGCAAATCATCGTCGTTGAGTGGCGTGAGTTGGAAAATTCTTGAACGCGAAACAAGCGCCTTATTGACCTCAAAATACGGATTTTCAGTAGTTGCGCCTATTAAAATTAAAACACCGCTTTCCACGTGCGGAAGCAGTGCATCTTGTTGCGCTTTGTTAAAACGGTGAACTTCATCGACAAACAAAATTGTTCGTCTGCCGTGAAACTTAAACTCCTTTTGCGCTTCTTCTATGCTTTGCACAATTTCGGCTTTTCCTGCCAAAACAGCGTTTATTGTAAGAAAAAAAGACTTTGTCGTATTTGCGATAATTCGGGCAAGCGTGGTTTTTCCGACACCGGGCGGTCCGTAAAAAATTAAAGACGACAGACGGTCAGCTTCGATTGCTCGGCGCAAAAGTCGTCCTTCGCCCAAAATATCCTTTTGTCCGACATATTCGCTCAAAACCCTTGGGCGCATTCTGTCCGCAAGCGGCGAGCGAGTTTTTAGAAGATGTTGCGTCGATGACTCGAATAAATCCATCCGTTTTTGCTCCTGTTTTTATGCAAATATAATATTTGGCGCAGAAAAAAGGCAAAGCTCGAAAAGTTTGCCTTTAATTTTGCTTCAATATTTCCTCAACTTCTCCAACACCGCCCGTGCTTTCCCCGAAACAAGCGCCTCTCTTGCCTCGTCAACCGCTTGGCGCAAGTCATTTTTTTCGTTTATTGTATTTATCGCCGCGGCGGCGTTTACGAGAACTACGTCGGTTTGCTCCACCGTTCCCCTATTCTCCAAAATGTCCACAAATTGCTTCAATTTTTCTTCGGGGGTGGTTGCCGCTACAAGTCTGCGCGGCGAAATTCTGTTAAAACCTATTGCTTCGGGCTCTATTAAATCCGATGTATCGCGAGTAATTAAGTGAAAATCCGCCGTCAGTGAAATTTCGTCGAATACGTCGCTTGAATGAACTATGGTTAAATATTCTCTTTCGGGCGACAATATCTGATGATACAACTCCGCAACCCTCAACGAATAAACGCCCACAAACTGAAATTTCGGCTGAACGGGATTTACGATAGGTCCAATCATATTAAAGAAATTCTGTATGCCCAAATCTTTGCGGATTGGCGCAATGTTTTTCATAAATCCGTAGTAAAACGGCGAATGAAGATAGCAAAATTTAGTCTCTTCGAGTTGGCGCTTGAGAATATCTTCGTCGTCGGTCATTTTATAGCCCAAAGCCGTCATAATATCCGAACTCCCGAAACTTCCCGAAGCGCTCCCCGCCCCGTGTTTTATGACGGGATAGCCCGCCCCCGCAACTATCAGCGACGACAATGTTGAAATATTGAAAGTAT
This window encodes:
- the trpD gene encoding anthranilate phosphoribosyltransferase is translated as SFPAAQVASFLTIFEMRRITAGELKGFRSAFLELGKKPNLGTQHAIDCCGTGGDRKDTFNISTLSSLIVAGAGYPVIKHGAGSASGSFGSSDIMTALGYKMTDDEDILKRQLEETKFCYLHSPFYYGFMKNIAPIRKDLGIQNFFNMIGPIVNPVQPKFQFVGVYSLRVAELYHQILSPEREYLTIVHSSDVFDEISLTADFHLITRDTSDLIEPEAIGFNRISPRRLVAATTPEEKLKQFVDILENRGTVEQTDVVLVNAAAAINTINEKNDLRQAVDEAREALVSGKARAVLEKLRKY